Proteins from a single region of Campylobacter sputorum:
- a CDS encoding filamentous hemagglutinin N-terminal domain-containing protein, producing MFFKRFKSLTFNQPLSILISLSLIFPNFILANIIADINAPISNQPIILNTNNSAIQIDITKPTSKGVSINEYLEFNTLKSGTILNNSRSGSNTLTAGQIQANPRLSKESAKLIVNKVNSHEKTNLQGNIEIAGDRADLIIANPSGINIDGTHFINSKSTTLTTGNIEYENGGIKNIAVNKGEILVTNRGLKDESNYLNILTHSAKINANIHANEINIITGDNTINKDGSILSNNENSIKTSKFSIDSSSLGGMYANKIKLVGTKNGIGVNNQGKIIATSFIKINSNGDIINSGDIVSNKEIQIEAKNIKNSGNGVKFANISANSFKLKADNLDNTNAIIQTNTALDIKARNLKNTLSIIGKDISSNSNLNNKDLSTTSNNHSFILIDNTISNNNSKILSNELNLDIKDAITNENTKLNIKDIGTSTDEISNTNSDIIVDNSINLKAKNITQNSSNIHSNKDINLEISDTLLNTNKSSILSSGDIFLKSINLDNIGSNIISGGDFTINTNNLNNKDSLIACGKKLNINTNTYKNHATLEAKSDLSLNIKDDNVVYNGGFYAKNNISINTAKNFINNTKFISNNALSISANNIINNSILYANGNMDLFAVARLNNFNKIVSNANLSLNANEIINKSSNIYATKDISFSANTINNISNSDIYSNGNININADLVLNKDSSNIIAVLNLKIKNDKTKDHKSSLIDNSSSLIYASKDIGIIAKDVKNYSQDELKTYITNSNSKTINLRGYKIKIKQDIGKLRDDIIKTYKINNNYKNPSNEYINTTLKEKIINSTQDLYVINLYKDTKAHGKNIYDSITIDYDNKVAYINTSDIKDHEKTRNIIYNIAKQNINANDLAKFRSSQIVSGSDINFIVNDLLNDKSIVYANNDIKLYKTNLTNKGLELTNTISSNANYVWQEKVKRGFLRRSKWKDRGGSVGSINTNYTEVGYPAIFAAGSKITGQLSKLSNGSYNDTILATNKPNFTDAYSNNFLNYLSRFDTSTKILNKNSNQTIITHPKFESNSVALSDTKYYYLNNSAIYTQDLPNSDYMHNRLSSFYDFRNSIFRSIMQKDTIPSNFASIIHTDEDIILDIDGNLGNYGFIASKSNISIKADNITNHQASMTSSGAFILKANNNIKNLSSSIKGDKISLIASNDIYNTTLSSKKTIKQSNYTYTDIGKKSDISSTTKDIYLNAKNNIFINGASINSAKSIAMLSNADISVNTVQNKGNYDFKTNGGYYKRDYIFHNGSNINAKDFIYLKSNNNITLDSANIYAGENLAIDAKNNINVISSLDNDYSESKITSKGFLSKKTTYTQTLLQNVNSSNLNAKNISLISGENTTILGSNLHSTNTINIDANNINLTRALYSNQSINQTSKSNLGGLSKTSLNKTDTTTNVKQTILKTNQINLSANDINVIASSIETNIANINTEILNLISSKDTHSKTEYKSKSALLTSTIHDKGKIVEIEIPAIIKVKDKFILNNQDITQKLDKKIVDEISKTLNSQNLKENIIRELSSNSNTPLSQKEINQIKATLNSKEWNDKTTTLSGVGSLIVTAVVTYFTAGAGSAVASSLASASAATTSVASAVTSAVITNASLQATNMVISNGKVKFDINSLTKSALSAGLGAYASSYINSIDTLTNSNIINSNYLDISYADTLNTLSNSAIQSGVFKTSFKDSLLANISTSTSNYLFKQAGDLGLVSNSQDGSISKTLIHSIVGGSINAIKGDSFKEGALISGITEILRPLSTNLNKEEQLLSSQLIGIISGAIINDEVGANQGYNLATSSELFNRQLHKDEEKFLQNNAKDFIKYYKDITNKDLSEQQARDLLLLSGKYIVDAKDNGIFNILNFFGKTDFNKDEINIAKSFIYQNSQGLKFTDHYKENFTPTDFFSATDEQFYNHFYNPNTPQGLSDDSLVFIPMDKVGTTATKNVGELAYESSKVFLKNSGDKLSTSAIPITTIGLSNYLNTPMSSDEILYSGPTDTALVIGGGLLANQGTKTLSKAFLNQNAKTSIKTGLEAGAFDGALQVGSQIYTQVINNNGYVNFNDISLDYDSIVFSGVAGAITIPRILETKNNIQYSIKAIDELRRQQKNAKTISKHNKLQDRIDKHWMNIIRQGGFQISNSIMVDTIKEQATNKE from the coding sequence GTGTTTTTTAAAAGATTTAAATCTTTAACTTTTAACCAACCTCTCTCCATCCTAATCTCTTTATCCCTTATATTTCCAAATTTTATTTTAGCTAATATAATAGCTGATATTAATGCTCCTATATCTAATCAACCAATTATACTAAATACAAATAATAGTGCTATACAAATAGACATAACAAAGCCAACTTCTAAAGGTGTATCTATAAATGAATATTTAGAGTTTAATACTCTTAAAAGCGGAACTATTTTAAATAACTCTAGAAGTGGAAGCAACACCCTAACAGCAGGACAAATCCAAGCTAACCCAAGACTAAGTAAAGAAAGTGCTAAACTTATAGTAAATAAAGTAAATTCCCATGAAAAAACTAATCTACAAGGCAATATAGAAATAGCAGGAGATAGAGCTGATTTAATAATAGCAAATCCAAGTGGTATAAATATAGATGGCACACATTTTATAAACTCTAAATCTACAACACTAACAACTGGAAATATAGAGTATGAAAATGGTGGCATTAAAAATATAGCAGTTAATAAAGGTGAAATTTTAGTTACTAATAGAGGCTTAAAGGATGAGAGCAATTATTTAAATATCTTAACTCATAGTGCAAAGATAAATGCAAACATTCACGCAAATGAGATAAATATAATAACTGGAGATAATACTATTAACAAAGATGGTAGTATCTTATCAAATAATGAAAATAGTATAAAAACTTCAAAATTTTCTATAGATAGCTCATCTCTTGGCGGAATGTATGCTAATAAAATAAAGCTAGTAGGTACCAAAAATGGTATTGGGGTAAATAATCAAGGTAAAATTATAGCAACTAGCTTTATAAAAATAAACTCCAATGGAGATATTATAAATAGTGGTGATATAGTATCTAATAAAGAGATACAGATAGAGGCTAAAAATATAAAAAATAGTGGAAATGGTGTAAAATTTGCAAACATTAGTGCAAATAGCTTTAAGTTAAAGGCTGATAATTTAGATAATACTAATGCTATAATACAAACAAATACTGCCCTAGATATAAAAGCACGCAACTTAAAAAATACATTATCTATAATAGGTAAAGATATATCTTCTAACTCAAATCTTAACAATAAAGATTTATCTACAACTTCAAACAATCATAGCTTTATACTTATAGATAATACAATCTCAAATAATAATTCCAAAATTTTATCAAATGAATTAAATTTAGATATAAAAGATGCTATTACAAATGAAAACACTAAACTTAATATCAAAGATATTGGCACAAGCACTGATGAAATTTCTAATACAAATTCAGATATCATTGTAGATAATTCTATAAATTTAAAAGCAAAAAATATCACTCAAAATAGTTCAAATATCCATTCAAACAAAGATATCAACCTTGAAATTTCAGACACTCTTTTAAATACAAACAAATCTAGTATTTTATCATCTGGTGATATTTTCTTAAAATCAATTAATCTTGATAATATTGGCTCAAATATCATATCAGGCGGTGATTTTACCATAAACACAAACAATTTAAATAATAAAGATAGTTTAATAGCTTGTGGTAAAAAATTAAATATAAATACCAACACCTACAAAAATCATGCAACACTAGAAGCTAAAAGTGATTTGAGTTTAAATATCAAGGATGATAATGTTGTATATAATGGTGGCTTTTATGCTAAGAATAATATATCCATAAATACAGCTAAAAATTTTATAAATAATACTAAGTTTATATCAAACAATGCCTTAAGCATAAGTGCAAATAACATAATAAATAATTCTATCTTATATGCAAATGGCAATATGGATCTGTTTGCTGTTGCTAGATTAAATAATTTTAATAAAATAGTATCTAATGCAAATTTGAGTTTAAATGCTAATGAGATTATTAACAAAAGTTCAAATATATATGCTACAAAAGATATATCTTTTAGTGCAAATACTATTAATAATATTTCAAATTCAGATATTTATAGCAATGGTAATATAAATATCAACGCAGATTTGGTATTAAACAAAGATAGCTCAAATATCATAGCTGTTTTAAATTTAAAAATTAAAAATGATAAAACAAAAGATCACAAATCCTCACTTATAGACAATTCCTCATCACTTATCTATGCTAGTAAAGACATTGGTATCATAGCAAAAGATGTAAAAAATTATTCACAAGATGAGTTAAAAACTTATATTACAAATTCTAACTCAAAAACTATAAATTTAAGAGGATATAAGATAAAAATCAAACAAGACATAGGTAAGCTAAGAGATGATATAATAAAAACTTATAAAATAAACAACAACTACAAAAATCCAAGTAATGAGTATATAAATACTACTCTAAAAGAAAAGATTATAAACTCTACACAAGATCTTTATGTAATAAATTTATACAAAGATACAAAAGCACATGGTAAAAATATATATGATAGCATAACAATAGACTATGATAATAAAGTAGCTTACATAAATACTAGCGACATTAAAGATCATGAAAAAACTAGAAATATAATTTATAACATAGCAAAACAAAACATTAATGCCAATGATTTAGCAAAATTTAGAAGTTCTCAGATTGTTTCAGGCAGTGATATAAATTTCATAGTTAATGATTTATTAAATGATAAAAGTATAGTGTATGCTAATAATGATATAAAGCTTTATAAAACAAATTTAACCAACAAAGGACTTGAGTTAACAAACACCATATCATCAAATGCAAATTATGTTTGGCAAGAAAAAGTTAAGAGGGGATTTTTGAGGCGTAGCAAATGGAAAGATCGCGGAGGAAGTGTAGGTAGTATAAATACAAACTATACAGAAGTTGGATACCCGGCTATATTTGCAGCAGGTAGTAAGATAACAGGACAACTTTCAAAACTAAGCAATGGCTCATACAATGACACTATACTTGCTACAAATAAGCCAAATTTTACAGATGCATATAGCAACAATTTTTTAAACTATCTTTCTAGATTTGATACATCTACTAAAATTTTAAACAAAAATTCAAACCAAACCATCATAACACATCCAAAATTTGAATCAAATAGTGTAGCTTTAAGCGATACAAAGTATTATTATCTAAACAACAGTGCTATTTATACACAAGATTTACCAAATAGTGATTATATGCATAATAGACTTAGTAGCTTTTATGATTTTAGAAATTCTATTTTTAGATCTATTATGCAAAAAGATACCATACCATCAAACTTTGCTTCTATTATACATACTGATGAAGATATCATACTTGATATAGATGGCAATCTAGGAAACTATGGCTTTATAGCTAGTAAATCAAATATCAGTATAAAAGCAGACAATATAACAAATCATCAAGCAAGTATGACATCTAGTGGAGCTTTTATTTTAAAAGCAAATAATAATATAAAAAATTTATCTAGCTCAATAAAAGGTGATAAAATATCTTTAATTGCTAGTAATGATATCTATAATACAACCCTATCATCTAAAAAAACCATAAAGCAAAGCAATTATACATATACTGATATTGGTAAAAAATCAGATATATCATCAACAACTAAAGATATATATCTAAATGCTAAAAATAATATATTTATAAATGGTGCTAGCATTAACTCAGCTAAGAGCATTGCTATGCTTTCTAATGCAGATATATCTGTAAATACAGTGCAAAATAAAGGTAATTATGATTTTAAAACAAATGGAGGGTATTACAAAAGAGATTATATATTTCACAATGGTTCTAATATTAATGCCAAAGATTTTATATATCTAAAATCAAATAATAATATAACACTAGATAGCGCAAACATATATGCAGGTGAAAATTTAGCAATAGATGCAAAAAATAATATAAATGTTATATCAAGCCTTGATAATGACTATAGTGAATCAAAAATAACTTCTAAAGGCTTTTTATCTAAAAAAACTACATATACTCAAACCTTATTGCAAAATGTAAATAGTTCAAACCTAAATGCTAAAAACATATCTCTTATATCAGGAGAAAATACAACTATATTAGGATCAAATTTACATTCCACTAATACAATCAACATAGATGCTAATAATATAAATTTAACTAGAGCTTTATATTCAAATCAAAGCATCAATCAAACAAGTAAATCAAATTTAGGTGGATTATCTAAAACATCCCTTAATAAAACAGATACTACTACAAATGTAAAACAAACCATCCTTAAGACAAATCAAATAAATTTATCTGCAAATGATATTAATGTTATAGCATCTAGTATAGAGACAAATATTGCTAATATAAATACTGAAATTTTAAATCTAATCTCATCTAAAGACACACACTCTAAAACTGAATATAAATCTAAATCAGCACTACTAACATCTACTATCCATGATAAAGGTAAGATAGTAGAGATAGAAATTCCAGCTATTATTAAAGTAAAAGATAAGTTTATATTAAATAATCAAGATATAACACAAAAGCTTGATAAAAAAATAGTAGATGAAATTTCTAAAACTCTAAATTCACAAAATTTAAAAGAAAATATCATAAGAGAACTTAGCTCAAATTCAAACACTCCACTATCTCAAAAAGAGATAAACCAAATAAAAGCAACTCTAAACTCAAAAGAGTGGAATGATAAAACAACTACATTAAGTGGAGTAGGCTCACTAATAGTTACAGCAGTAGTTACTTATTTTACAGCTGGAGCTGGTAGTGCAGTAGCTTCATCTTTAGCGTCAGCTAGTGCTGCAACCACTAGCGTAGCATCAGCAGTTACAAGTGCAGTTATAACAAATGCATCGCTTCAAGCTACAAATATGGTTATATCAAATGGTAAAGTTAAATTTGATATTAACTCTTTAACTAAATCAGCTCTAAGTGCAGGTCTAGGAGCATATGCTAGTTCATATATAAATAGTATAGACACTCTAACTAATTCAAACATAATAAATTCAAACTATCTTGATATAAGTTATGCTGATACACTAAATACCCTATCAAACTCAGCTATACAAAGTGGAGTATTTAAAACAAGCTTTAAAGATAGCTTACTTGCAAACATCTCAACTAGCACAAGCAATTATCTATTCAAACAAGCTGGAGATTTAGGATTAGTATCAAACTCACAAGATGGAAGTATATCTAAAACACTAATTCACTCAATAGTAGGTGGAAGTATAAATGCTATTAAAGGAGATAGCTTTAAAGAAGGAGCATTAATATCAGGAATAACAGAAATCTTAAGACCATTAAGCACTAATTTAAACAAAGAAGAACAACTTCTATCTTCACAACTAATAGGAATTATAAGTGGAGCTATAATAAATGATGAAGTAGGAGCTAATCAAGGATATAACTTAGCTACTAGTTCAGAACTATTTAATAGACAACTTCATAAAGATGAAGAGAAATTTTTACAAAATAACGCTAAAGATTTTATAAAATACTATAAAGATATAACAAACAAAGATCTATCAGAACAACAAGCAAGAGACTTACTTCTTTTATCAGGTAAATATATAGTTGATGCTAAAGATAATGGTATATTTAATATATTAAATTTCTTTGGTAAAACAGACTTTAATAAAGATGAGATAAATATAGCAAAAAGTTTTATATATCAAAATTCACAAGGATTAAAATTTACAGACCACTACAAAGAAAACTTTACACCAACTGATTTCTTTAGTGCTACAGATGAACAATTTTATAATCATTTCTACAATCCAAACACTCCACAAGGTTTAAGTGATGATAGTTTAGTGTTTATACCTATGGATAAGGTTGGAACAACTGCTACTAAAAATGTTGGTGAATTGGCTTATGAAAGTAGTAAAGTATTTTTAAAAAATAGTGGTGATAAATTATCTACATCTGCTATACCAATTACAACTATAGGTTTATCAAACTATCTAAATACCCCAATGAGTAGCGATGAAATACTATATAGTGGTCCAACTGATACTGCATTAGTAATAGGTGGTGGATTACTAGCAAATCAAGGCACAAAAACTCTATCAAAAGCATTTTTAAATCAAAATGCTAAGACATCTATAAAGACTGGTTTGGAGGCTGGGGCATTTGATGGTGCATTGCAGGTAGGAAGTCAAATTTATACTCAAGTTATTAATAATAATGGATATGTAAATTTTAATGATATAAGTTTAGATTACGATAGTATTGTATTTAGTGGTGTGGCTGGAGCTATAACAATACCTAGAATTTTGGAGACAAAAAACAATATACAATATTCTATTAAAGCTATTGATGAATTAAGAAGACAACAAAAAAATGCAAAAACCATAAGCAAACACAATAAACTACAAGATAGAATAGATAAACACTGGATGAATATTATAAGACAAGGCGGTTTTCAAATTTCAAACTCAATAATGGTTGATACAATTAAAGAGCAAGCCACTAATAAGGAATAG